Below is a window of Gopherus evgoodei ecotype Sinaloan lineage chromosome 21, rGopEvg1_v1.p, whole genome shotgun sequence DNA.
ggttgtagggtttattgtccgtgtgccctctggggtattcgttccccttgacagtagctttcttgctttctgccactttcatccatctggctccaatatCCCCCGCCTCGGtatgatttttgggttttccatcttgtatgtactgtgttatgtcctcaggaacaccatccaagaactgctccatttgtatgaggaggtgtagttcgtctatggatttaacattgtttcctgatatccaggcctcataatttttcccagcgtagtaggcgtgtctgggaaatgacacatctggtttccattttgggttctgaaacgccgatgggcataatccggggttatccccattcttaatctggccttggtttgaaatagtttataatcgttcattctgtcctttggcatttcagctgccacctctgctaagggtccactgagcagtggcctcaattctaccatgtactggtcttcagagatgctgtacccaagacagcctctttcaaaattttccaagaaggcctcggtgtcatcacctgccttgtaggtgggaaatttcctgtgctgtggaacaagtattggcgaagggttgttaggattggctgtgttttgttgcatagccttttctaattccagggcctgccggtgggtttccctcaggagttccaactctctcttgtgggtagcctcttttcctctttccctcagctccatctcttgtagtttttttttccatatctcacctgtgctcggcgtctttgatttgtgcctcggccaccatttttgccttagaagtcatggttcctgttttcttgtgttggggtgccctctggtgtttattgtctgaactgctggctctgttgtctcctggggttggcctagcaacagtgcctttttttctttcttcctctagctaatcttttaaataaaaagtaaaccagaaaaaccactttatttgcatgtgtattgtgctggatacttgactctcaatgggagtgctatagtATAACAAAAGACACTTAATAGTTctttaatggttccttgcttaatatgcaagctactgccaggagagaatagaaaaaaatattttctctggttccttttaaaaccaaaccctctctgcttaaaagcccctagcagagaaaagaaaaatataatatttctactggcttctggattctatctttatCCCACCactgtgccaccatgtcataacatttttcccagatctggaccttagcgtccaaaatatgggtgttagcatgaaaacctccaagcttagttaccagcttggacctggtaattgctgccaccagctaggaattatacagtgcctagctcactgtgatctccccaaaaacttccctggggaaccccaagactcagattccttgagtctcacaacaaaggggaataaaccatttcccttccccctcctcccctccaggtgttccctccctgggttcctggagagatatacagaagcaagctccgtgaatctaaacaaagggattctaccctccctgtttcaagtcctggaaacacaagtaccgagagagctaatctctcttcccccttacccagagggtatgcaaagtcaggcttagtaactccaacacaaagagattttccccctgacttcttcctcccaccaattccctggtgagctgcagactcaattccctggagtccccactaaagaaaactccaacaggtcttaaaaagaaagctttacataaaaagaaagaaaaaagacattaaaaataggctctgtataacggtgacaatatacagggtcaattgcttaagaacaaaagtgaataaacagccttattccaaaagaatacaatttaacacattccagcaactacacacatgtaaatacaaaaaaaaatataaacctattgtctcactatccttgtacttacaacttggaaacagaagattagaaagcctggagatagaaaaatcattctcagagccgagaaagagagcagacaaagacaaaggactcacacccaaaacttccctccacccagatttgaaaaagtcttgtttcctgattggtcctctggtcaggtgtttggttctctgtgttaaccctttacaggtaaaagaacagtaacccttagctatctgtttatgacagcaacatACTCATAATCATTGCCATAAGTGTTGATCCAGCCCTTCACACCCTCATGTGTTTCTTTCTCGGGAACTTGTCCTTCCTGGAGATGTGCTGCACCTCGGTCACTCTGCCCAAGATGctggccaacctcctctcagAAGACAAAACCATCTCCTTTGCTGGTTGTGCTGTACAAATGTATTTCTTTCTATTCTTTGGTGGAACAGAGTGCTTCCTCCTAGCTGCTATGGCCTATGACCGCTACTGTGCCGTATGCAACCCACGGCGCTACACAGCCATCATGAATAAGAGAGTTTACATGCAACTGTCTGGTGGCTCATATATCTGTGGCATGCTGGTGGCCCTGAAGCACACAATCTTTATTTTCACACTTCCTTTTTGTGGACCCAATGTTATCAACCACTTCTTGTGTGAGATCCAGCCACTGCTGAAGCTGGTGTGCAGGGATACCTACTGGAATGAGATCCAGATCATCGTGGGTGCTGCTATCATCCTCATTCTGCCATTGTTGCTGATCCTGGTCTCCTACACCTTTGTCATCTCCACTATCCTTAAAATTAGCTCTGCTGAAGGCAGGTGCAAGatattttccacctgctcctcacacCTCATTGTCGTGACGTTGTTCTGTGGGATGGCCCTTATCATGTACGTGCGCCTCAAGTCCAGCTTTTCTCCAGATGTGAACAAGTTACTCTCTCTGTTCTACTCAGTGGTAACTCCGACTTTGAACCCCATTATCTACAGCCTcaggaacaaggaggtgaaagATGCCTTGAGGAAAACAGGAATGAAGATATTCAGTTAAGACAGAGATTATTTTCCTTCATCAGGTTTGTCATCCGTGGACTGTCTAAACTCTAAAGGGACTTTACAGCTCTGAAGAGACCAACTGGCATCTGAACTCTGCAAAGAATTTCCCTTTATCAAACTGGTCAACCTGTTCTGAAGTATTGTATTTCCAGGaaatttttcattaatattttgaatgttGACAAAACAAGTGaggaaatattaattaatttattcatttgaaatccacttctggccttaaaagcaattaattctattaaaataaagaaaaagaaaggaaaaatttgaaatgtcatctctccccttcccattGTTTGAGCAGCTGTAATTCTGTAATTCAAGTATATCTGGATTTTATGAAAAAATCTTCCTTATTTTAAtcagaactggttgaaatttcCCATATAACGTTTTTCTTATGAAAGCTGATGACAGAAATGTGTGTTGGGTAGAGAAAATTTCATGGGACATCCGAGGTCTAAGAGTAAATTTGCATTGTTGGTGTGATGCTTGCCTCGGCAATCCAGGGTTGCTTTATAGTTAAATCAAATGTAAGTTTATTAAATAAAGCACAGATATTCAAATGATAGTAGGCAGAAGCATTGGAAACCAatgtttacatataaaataaaatcataactgtgATGTAGAAACCCAACACTGGGCAAGAAGGGgttaagggattattttgggcTAAGCCAGCACCCCCCTCTGGGTCCCACAtgcagcaaatgctccatctgctggagGCATTCAAAAACAGGGATTTAACTCATttgagtggcagagctggaggtgagcagacctgcagcccacagctccagcagcgcAGAGCAGAGGGAAGCCTAAAGGCTCTCAGACAACTGCTCAAAGGGGCCCTCCCTGAGAGAAGGGAGGACCCACCCTAGAGACAACCAGAGAGGGAAGTATTCTGTGGATCTTGGACACTGGTAACCCTCTTCTTTTGGTTTGGATTTCGCCACCAGGGGAAAGCCTTGGATGAAACACTCCAGGGCAAGTGGAACAAACGAGAGGTTGACAGGGCCCAGGGTTGGagcacagtggagtgggaggactCAGGCTCCTCTCCTcacaatcatagactcatagactctaggactggaagggacctcgagaggtcatcgagtccagtctcctgccctcatggcaggaccaaatactgtctagaccatccctaaaagacatttatctaacctactcttaaatatccccagagatggagattccacaacttccctaggcaatctattccagtgtttaactaccctgacagttaggaactttttcctaatgtccaatctaaatctcccttgctgcagtttaagcccattgcttcttgttctatcattggaggctaaggtgaacaagttttctccctcctcctgatgacacccttttagatacctgaaaactgctatcatgtcccctctcagtcttctcttttccaaactaaacaaacccaattccttcagccttccttcataggtcatgttctcaagacctttaatcattcttgttgctcttctctggaccctctccaatttctccacatctttcttgaaatgcggtgcccagaactggacacaatactccagttgaggcctaaccagcgcagagtaaagtggaagaatgacttctcgtgtcttgtttacaacacacctgttaatgcatcccagaatcacgtttgctttttttgcaacaatatcacactgttcactcatatttagcttgtggttcactatgacccctagatctctttctgccatactccttcctagacagtctcttcccattctgtatgtgtgaaactgattgttccttcctaagtggagcactttgcatttatctttattgaacttcatcctgtttacctcagaccatttctccaatttgtccagatcattttgaattttgaccctgtcctccagagcagttgcaatccctcccagtttggtatcgtccgcaaacttaataagcgtactttctatgccaacatctaaatcgttgatgaagatattgaacagaaccggtcccaaaacagacccctgcggaaccccacttgttatacctttccagcaggattgggagccattaacaactactctctgagtacggttatccagccagttatgcacccaccttatagtagccccatctaaattgtactttcctagcttatctataagaatatcatgcgaaactgtatcaaatgccttactaaagtctaggtatatcacatccaccgcttctcccttatccacaaggctcgttatcctataaaagaacgctatcagattagtttgacactatttgttctttacaaatccatgctggctattccctatcaccttaccaccttccaagtgtttgcagatgatttctttgattacctgctccattatcttccctggcacagaagttaaactaactggtctgtagtttcctgggttgtttttatttccctttttatagatgggcactatatttgcccccttccagtcttctggaatcttccccgtctcccatgatttcccaaagataatagctagaggctcagatacctcctctattaactccttgagtattctaggatgcatttcatcaggccctggtgacttgcaggcatctaacttttctaagtgattttttacttgctctttccttattttctcttctaaacctaccctcttcccgtaagcattcactatactagacattccttcagacttctcagtgaagaccaaaacaaagaagtcattaagcatctctgccatttccaagtctcccgttactgttaccccctcctcattgagcagtgggcctaccctgtccttagtcttcctcttgcttctaatgtattgataaaaagtcttcttgtttccctttattcccatagctagtttgagttcattttgtgcctttgcttttctaatcttgcctctgcattcctgtgttatttgcctatattcatcctttgtgatctgacctagtttccattttttatatgacacctttttattttgtaggtcatgcaagatcgcaagggtaagccaaggtggtcttttgccacattttctatctttcctcaccatcggaataacttgcttttgggcccttaatagcgtccctttgaaaaactgccaactttcctcagttgtttttcccctcagtcttaattcccatgggaccttgcctatcagctctctgagcttaccaaaatccggcttcctgaaatccattgtctctattctgctgtactcctttctacccttccttagaattgcaaattctatgatttcatgatcactttcacccaagcttccttctacttttaaattctcaacaagttcctccctattggttaaaatcaagtctagaacagcttcctccctagtagctttttcaactttctgaaataaaaagttgtctgcaatgcagtccaggaacttattggatagtctgtgccccgcggtgttattttcccaacatatatctggatagttgaagtcccccatcacaaccaaatcttgggctttggatgattttgttagttgtttgaaaaaagcctcatccacctcttccgcctgattaggtggcctgtagtagactcccagcacgacatcacctgtgttttttaccccttttagcctaacccagagactctccacccttccgtctcctatgtccatctccacctcagtccaagtgtgtacatttttaatatataaggcaacacctcctccctttttcccctgtctatccttcctgagcaaactatacccatccacaccaacattccagtcgtgtgtattatcccaccaagtttcagtaatgccaataatgtcatagttgtatttatttattagcacttccagttcttcctgcttattacccatacttcttgcatttgtataaaggcatctaagatactggtttgatcttgcctcccagcttcgccctgaccctccttcctctctgccattatagcccgtgctccctcctgtttccaatccatctcccaggtcttgttccccacttacctgtgggctttgctcacctgtccccgtcgaacctagtttaaagccctccttactaggttagccagtctgtgcgcaaataaggcctttccccgcttcgaaaggtgaacgccatctgttcctagcagtccttcctcaaatagcatcccgtggtcgaggaagccaaagccctcctggcgacaccatctttgcagccaggtgttcacctccacgatgcatctgtttctgcccggactcctaccttcaacaggaagaatcgaagagaataccacctgcgctccaaactctttaacccgtactcccagagccctgtagtcactcttgatctgctcagcgtcacacctcgcagtatcatttgtgcccacatggatgagtagcatgggatagtagtcagaaggccggataattctcgacaaagcctctgtaacatctcggatatgggcccctggcaggcagcatacctcccgggatgaacggtcagggcgacagatgggtgtctccgtccccctcagcagagagtctccaaccaccactaccctacgtttcttatcagtggtggcagcagacctcccagccttaggggtacgaggcttcacccccttaactgttgggggtgattccttctctcctgtatcaagaagagcataatggttatcttttacctcaacaggagggttcgcagcagcggtggagcactgcctgctgctagaagtaaccagctggctgcgtccaccctgagcctcctcctccactggtgtgtcagatacaccctgagccatctcctcctccactggagtgtcagtagtcctgtcaactgggacagcaccgtcagctgtctccacatggatactgtccaggaattgctcatggacatggatgttcctcagcctggccacctcctcctgtagctctcccacctgctgcctgagagattccaccagcaggcaccgttcacattggatgccacccccagcctggatatcagtaagtggaaattgaaAATTACactctttgcaagcccacaccagaatctgggtaaaagcatccatgctttggtgctctgtctggctacaggcgcaggtggaggagacagaagcagtgctggcacaggtgttgcgggtcctcctcaccattgtaagcctccctctgtcaaactctcgcaaattcccgtctacagttccctgtccgctcctctctgctgtaaacagaaaggtttttgatgtggctcaggttatgggttcaggggaccaaagGGTCAcaaatgagaccgacaagggaccccccctcccttcctactccccttccaaactcctttgcaaaactccctgttagcagctcctgttcgctgtCAACTTTTAGCAGTCCTTTTAGCAGTCAACTGTTGCAGCCATGCccactaggccatgctacccAACCAGACCCTGGATGAGGACTATTACTTAACACACCCTCTAGAGACTAGATTTAATTAACAACAGCTTCAGGAACAAGAAGTGAAAGGTGCCTTCAGGAAAACATGAAGACTGgccagagacaggacactagatggggagggctctgagttactacagagaattcaccatttacactagtttaaacttccaaatgacccgtgccccatgctgaggaaggcaaaaaaaagtggctgggtcactacaaaaagtaattttccgtCTGTTGATACCTCACACCTCATTGTCAACTGTTGAGagtaggccacttccaccttaatcaAATTGGACTAGttagcactgacctcccactgataaggcaactcccatcttttcatgtgctgcaaTATATATAATggttactgtatttttcactccatgcagctaATGatttgggttttagcccacaaaacttatgcccaaataaatttgttagtctctaaggtgccgcaaggactcctcgttgtttttgctgatacagactaacatggctaccactctgaaaaaaaCCCAGGTTCTCTTCCAATCtgacccagaggaaaattccttactGACCCCaagtatggtgatcagttagacctttagcacgtgggcaagactcaccaggcagatacctgggaaagaattccctgtagtaactcagagccctcctcgtCTAGTgtccatgatttgaggacttcagtaactcagtctgAGGTTAGGTATCTCTTACAGAAGTGTGTGGATGAGATTCTGGGGCCTGCAATGTgaaggagttcagactagatgatcatgatggtcctttctgaccttataGTCTGTGAGTAACAACATACTCCCTTGTCCAATAAAGTATAACTCTCCAGCACTTTACAGTCAGGCTGGTTGTGACCTCCTGTTTCATGAGACAAAACACAATGTTGTCTTGTCTCCTCAGGGAAGGATACAGGGAATGTGTTGCACCCCTAGATATATCGAACTGCCCTTTGTTCTGTATTCATAAATAAGAGGCCCTCCTGCTGATTGATTATTCCTGCATATTTGCTTTCTTCTAGATATCACAATCTCTTAATCAGCACTTGGCTCTGTATGCAAGTAAGTTAAAATTATGAGGCAGACAATATACAATGCACATATGACTAGACAGGAAGATAAGCATCTGTTACCAACTACCTGAAGGGCCCATGTCCTAGGTGTGTCATCTCCTGGTAACCTTCCTTACATTAAGAACGTCATTTCCAGTATAGATGCAtaagtttttaaatattagccaTCCATGCATTTCACAATAATTATGATGTCCACAGGGCTACTTACATGCCACCTGTTGGTGAACTAATATGCAGATATCTGACCTATAGAATCCCTTAAAATACCTCTGCCCCACCCACCAATGCCCTCTGAAAGTTAGCAACAAGAGGTTGCTGGTTCACAGTTGGTCAGCTTATTTTTATGATTGTGAGGTCCTGGGACATGAAAAATCCTTCATTACAGGGTCTTCTTTGCCCCTGGGGAATTCATTGTTAGCCAAGGGTTCATCGAGTATTATGAGTTTTTCTCCTTCTGAGAAGGTCTAAGTTGGGATTCACAGACCCTGAGGTAGGGTCcaaggctccctgtacaatgagtG
It encodes the following:
- the LOC115637858 gene encoding olfactory receptor 10C1-like, with protein sequence MVIGGYIQFNPLSYSLTLQQIRGLSLGLEALTNITAEGLRRTSNALTILANYAEQNRLLIQTILQKDFSVVLEDLDPRFKGQCCLRLQPGWNNVSAVADQLSSLAIQIRKERKHNILIIIAISVDPALHTLMCFFLGNLSFLEMCCTSVTLPKMLANLLSEDKTISFAGCAVQMYFFLFFGGTECFLLAAMAYDRYCAVCNPRRYTAIMNKRVYMQLSGGSYICGMLVALKHTIFIFTLPFCGPNVINHFLCEIQPLLKLVCRDTYWNEIQIIVGAAIILILPLLLILVSYTFVISTILKISSAEGRCKIFSTCSSHLIVVTLFCGMALIMYVRLKSSFSPDVNKLLSLFYSVVTPTLNPIIYSLRNKEVKDALRKTGMKIFS